Within Caldilineales bacterium, the genomic segment CGCCGTCGTCGAAGGCGATGTCACCAGCATCGGCGGTAGCCTCGAACGCGACCCCGGCGCCGAAATCCAGGGCGAGAACATCAGCGGCTTCAAGTTCGACTTTGGCGATCTGGGCCGCGCTCCCCGCATCGACATCACCCCCCCACCGCCGGCCAATGACGGTTTCGCCGGCTGGCTGCTCTACACCTTTATGCGCGGCTTCTCCGCCGTCGCCCTGGCAGCGCTGATGGCCATGCTCGGCATCCTGCTCGTCGTCCTTGCCCCTCAGGCCACGAATCGCGTTGTCGAAACCGCGCACGACAACGCAGGCGTCTCTTTCGGCGTCGGCTGTCTCAGCCAGGTGCTGGCCATCCCGGTCATCGTCCTCCTGTCGATCACCCTCTGCCTGATCCCCCTGGCCCTGATCGTCTTGCTGGCGCTGATCGTCGGCTGGGTGTTCGGCTGGCTGGCGCTCGGTTGGCTGATCGGCCGTCGCCTCGTCAAGGGCCTGCGCAGTTCGAATGCGATCGACCGCAACTCGGCTATCCTGGAGATCGGCGTTGGCGTCGTCGCCCTCACTCTGGCCTGGCAACTGCCCACCCTGGTTCCCTGCGTCGGCTGGGTGCTTGCTTCACTGATCGGCATCGTCGCCGGCAGCATCGGCCTCGGCGCCGTCCTCCTCACCCGCTTCGGCACGCGGCCCTACACCCCCGGCGGCGGGCGCGGCGGCTATGACGCCCCCATCCTCCCCCCACCACCGGCGCCCGTCCAGCCCACCTACGGCGCCCCCCTCGACGCCCTTCCTTCGACTTCGCTCGGGACAAGCCCCGAACCAGAACCGCCACACCCCTCACCCCACTAATCCGCGCATCCTCCTCATCCGCCCACTCTCCCCGCCCCATCCGCGCATCCTCCTCATCCGCCCACTCTCCCCGCCCCATCCGCGCATCCTCCCTATCCGACCACTCCCCCCGCCCCATCCGCGCATCCTCCCTATCCGCCCACTCCCCCCTGCCCCATATTCACCTCACCCCGGCCGGATCGCCACCTCGTCGATCCGGCCGTCTTCTTCTTCGAATACCAGCAGCTCATTTTCGGCCTGTAACCACGAAACCGGGATTTTGTAGAATTCCTGCGGCCCAATCTGCCAGTAGCGGCCCAGGCTGCGGCCATTCAACCACAGATGCCCCTTGCGCAGGCCGGGGATAGCCAGGCGCAGCAGCTGGGCATCCGCTCCACCCGACGGGCGCGAAAAACGAGCGCGGAAGAAAACCGGCTGGCCGGGTTTGGGCGACCGGCCGGAAGGCTTCAGGTCGGTGGGCGTCACACCGCCCCGGAACCTCCACTCCCCCTGCAGCGCCCGCGTCGGATCGAAACGCAACATCGCCGCCCGCCAGGCCACACCGGCGTAGTTCTCGATGTGCAGCGCCAGCACATTGGCGCCGGGGTGCAGCCAGGCCGTAATATCGCGCTTGATATAACCGCCGCCATGATGCCGCGAAAAACGCTCGACCGCCTGGCCGTTGACATACAAAGCGCCGCTGTTGCGGTCACCGGTCAACTGCACGATCACCCTCTCCCCTGCCCGCTGCTCGATCGCTCGCAGCAACCAGACGTGCGACCCCTGATAGGCAAAGTGACCCAAATCCACATCCGCCGCATCGACGCGCAGCTGCCAGGGCTTGGCGTTGGCGATGGCCTCGCCCGCAAACGCCGCCTCCTGCCACAAGGCCGACCAGCCTCTTGTTATGTCAATTTGCTCCCCACCCCAGTAGAGCGTGTCCAACAAGCCCTTTTTCTCGCCGGTGTTGGAGCCGTAGTTGAAACGCCCCAGGTTATCGACCAATAGTCGCGCTTCATGCTGGCCCGCAGCCAGGTGCACCGGCAACGCCCAAACCGGCCCCTCTGGCCCAACGCCAAAGGTCCCGATCCGCTCGCCATCGATGAACAGATGCCCGCGGTCGCTCAGCCACGGCGCCGCCAGCCTCCCCTCAGACGCTCCCTCCCAGGCAAAGCGCAGCCCATAGCAACCATAGTCGAGGAAGCAACCCAGGTCATCGAAAGG encodes:
- a CDS encoding polymer-forming cytoskeletal protein, whose translation is MKHLSLRFWLLVLLLVALTMPMAVVSAQGPEPGDKVIFGNNYTLASGETLAGSLLVLGGSTTLAENSTVTGDVTVLGGSVTVRGLVEGSVSVLGGSLRLESTAVVEGDVTSIGGSLERDPGAEIQGENISGFKFDFGDLGRAPRIDITPPPPANDGFAGWLLYTFMRGFSAVALAALMAMLGILLVVLAPQATNRVVETAHDNAGVSFGVGCLSQVLAIPVIVLLSITLCLIPLALIVLLALIVGWVFGWLALGWLIGRRLVKGLRSSNAIDRNSAILEIGVGVVALTLAWQLPTLVPCVGWVLASLIGIVAGSIGLGAVLLTRFGTRPYTPGGGRGGYDAPILPPPPAPVQPTYGAPLDALPSTSLGTSPEPEPPHPSPH